The DNA segment CATCGCCTGTTCCGGGAGGTGAGTCTACGACGAGATAATCTAGCTCGCCCCATTCCACGTCTTTTATGAATTGTTTGATCACGCCCATTTTCATGGGGCCGCGCCAAATCACTGCGTCGTCTTGATTGCGCAGGAAAAATCCCAGTGAAATGACTTTAAGGGAGCCCATCTCGACGGGCACGATATTACCTTCATTATTTTGTACGGAGCTTCCTTCAAGGCCCAGCATTTTCGGGATACTTGGTCCGTGAATATCCACATCGAGCAAGCCCACTTGTTTGCCTGCAAGCATAAGGGAAACGGCAATGTTCACCGCCACGGTGCTTTTGCCTACGCCGCCTTTACCGGATAGGACGAGGATCTTGTGTTTAATCTTGCAGAGACGCGCTTCCAGTGCCTGCCGTTCCAAAAAGTCCTCTAAGGATTCATTGGCGCTTTTATTCTTCGCTGAACAGGATTCCTTGTCGCAGGTGGAGCAGGCGCTTTCCTGTTCGCCTGCCGGCGCATCGGCTGCTGTTTCTCGAGCGGCCAAGCGTGCCATAAAATCGGCGAGCGCCGCCCTCAAGGTGTTGATGGATAGAAGGGCGCAATGCTGATGTTCTTCGGGCATGCCCTCCAAGGCGTCTATCACGTCTTGCTGGGTAATACGTCCCGCTTCGCGCACGGTCTTGCCTTCCGCCAATTCTGTGGTCATGCTGCCGCAAGCTTTCGACGGACCGCAGCCGGTGGTGGTGAAAGAGGCAGCGCTGATGATGCCGTCATCCACGTGAATCCAGAACTCCATAGTGTCGCCGCAAGGACCGGTAATGCGCGCGTGACCGTCGGGTTCTTCCAGTTCTTCATAATTCTTCGGCCGTGTAAAACGTTCTTGCGCCTTTTGGGAGAATGGTTGTGATTCCATTATTTTTGCTTCACTCCAATATAGTGTTCATGTGAAAGTTTCGATTAGAAAATACGGTGCGAATGCACGGGTACCCACTAGCATAGCATATTTTTTATCAGAGCTAAATGTATCAGTCTCCGATTTGTTCCAACAATTGATTTACGCGTTCCCAGAGAGCGGCAACATCTGCGGCAGCGCCTTTTCCGTTGAATTCGGGCAAGCTTTTATCGGCAACTTGCGCGGCAGTGACAGCGGCATCATAGCGGATGCGCCCGACGGGGGTCACACCCATGGCGCGGGCTGATTCTTCGATGCTCAGGCACATGGCTTCGTTGAGGTCCCATTTGTTTACACAGACCGCTGCGGGGATACGAAAATGTTGGGTTAACTCCACGAGCCGTTTCAAGTCATGGGCGCCGCTGAGCGTCGGTTCTGTGACAATGAGCACGAGGGAAGCGCCCGTGATAGATGCGATAACGGGACACCCGATTCCGGGCGGGCCATCGACGAGAACCAAATCTTTGCCTTCCTTTACAGCACGCTCTTTTGCCTGCTGTCGAACAAGGCTGACTAATTTTCCGGAGTTTTCTGCGGCGATTCCAAGATGGGCGTGAACCATAGAACCGTAGCGTGTTTGGGATAGGTACCATTCACCGCAAAGACTTTCGGGGAAATCAATGGCGTTGGCAGGACACCTATCGAAGCAGACGCCGCAGCCTTCACAAGCAGTGGGATCCACTTCATAGCGCAGTCCCTGTTCGGCGGGAATAGCGTTAATGCTTTCGAAACGGCATAATTCAAAACAATCGCCACAGCGGGTGCAGTCGTCTTGTCGAATTTGTGCTTCGTTGCCGGACCAAAATTCATGGGTTGATTCCGGTGTAGGCGCGAGGATCAGGTGTAAGTCCGCGGCATCTACATCGCAATCGGCAAGCACTTTGGAAGATGCCAGCGCGGCGAAGGAGGCGAGAATACTGGTTTTGCCCGTGCCGCCTTTTCCACTGATAACAATGAGTTCTTTCATGACGTCCTCTCTTCCTGTGCAGAGACGGGATCGGATGTCTCGACGCTGCCCGCTAATGCTTGGATAGATTGGAAAAGATCCGTGAAAATACGGCGCAGCGAAGGGATGGCATCCACTGCGATAACACCTCGGGAATAGGCTTCCGCCACTTCGCGATTATTCGGAATCTCAGCCAACACGGGGATCTCGTTTTCTTCACAATAGCGGATGACACGGTCATCGCCGATATCGGCGCGGTTGATCACGACGCCGAAAGGAAGTTTCATTTGCCGCACCGTTTCCACCGCTAATTTCAAGTCGTGCAAACCGAAAGGCGTGGGTTCGGTGACGAGCACAACGACATCGGCTCCGCGCAGGGTTGTAATCACGGGGCAGGAAGTTCCGGGCGGCGCGTCGTAAAGGACGACGTCAACGTCGGGTGCTTCCGCTTTCACGGCACGGATTAAAGGAGGCGACATGATGGCACCCACATTGAGCCGGCCTTGTATAAATTGAATCGTCCCGGCAGTTCCCGTTTCGACGACGCCTATAGGATGAGGTACTTCGGTAATGGCGTTCTCCGGACAAGCCAAGGTGCAGCCGCCGCAGCCATGGCATAAGGTATTAAAGACCAAGACTGTTTTCCCGACGCACGCCAAGGCGTTGAAGCGGCATGCCTCCACACACTCTCCGCAGCCCGTGCACAAGGCTTCGTCGACGACGGGCACGCGTATAGGCGCGGGTTTGGAATGGTGCAATTTTGCTTTCAAAAAAAGATGCCCGTTAGGCTCTTCCACATCACAGTCCAAATAGGCCGTTGACGTTTCCAATACGGACGCAAGATTCACAGCGACTGTGGTTTTTCCCGTCCCGCCTTTGCCGGATGCAATAACGATGTTCATAGAGAATTTCCTGTTTGGGACTTGGGCGTAACCGCTCCTAAAGAAGCGGATTCATAAAAAAAGGGGCACATAGGCCGATGCAGCATCTTCGGTTTAGACCCAATGACCGTCCACATTGGCATCATCCATAACCGTCAAGCTGCCGTCACGATACTGTTGGATAGCTTCGGCAATCGTTCCTGCTCGTGCGCCGTAAAGCTTGATACCGGCGGCGGAGAGGACGCGGAAGGCTTTGGGGCCGCAGTGACCGGTAATTACGGCCTTCGCTCCCGAATTCATGACAGTTTGGGCAGCTTGAATACCGGCTCCTTGCGCAGCATTCAGGTTTTGCTTGTTGTCGATAAGTTCGAAGGTGTCGGCGTCAAGATCATAAACGATAAAAGAGGGAGCCCTGCCAAAACGTTCGTCAAGGGGGGCATCAAGATCTTTACCGGAAGTGGTTAAACAAAGTTTCATACTATTCCTTTCTGCATAGGTCGCCTGTTTCTGATCCCGACAAAGCGGGGAGGGGGCGGGGCGGGAAAGACCGTATTGAATGCCGGCCTTTTCCGCCCCTATCTACAGCAATGAAAAAAAATCGGCTACTTGTTATCTTCAGGACATTTCTTATAGCTGAGGAACCAATCTTTGATCTCCATGTTGGGGTCGGGATTGTCCATACGATTTTTGGCAAGGTCATAAGAGTTCGGCGGCGGTACGATGACATCATCGCCGGGCTGCCAGTTCACCGGTGTTGCGACACCGAAGCGTGAAGAAGTCTGCAGCGCGATTAACAGCCGCTTAATTTCGGCCATGTTGCGGCCGTTGCTCATGGGATAATAAAGGATGGATCGAACCAAGCCTTCCGGATCAATAACGAAAACAGCACGTACGGCTTGGGTTTGGCTCGCCGCAGGCTGGAGCATGCCATAGGCTTTGGATACTTCCATGGTCAGGTCGCTGATGACAGGGAAGGTCACTTCTGCGTTGCTCATGTCGCCCACACAAAATTTTTCTTTGATCGTGCGCAGCCAAGCAATATGACTGAAGGTGCTGTCAATGGACAGGCCGATCAATTTGCAATTTAAGGCTTCAAATTCGGGTTCCATGGCAGCGAATGCCATGAATTCCGTGGTACACACGGGCGTGAAGTCGGCGGGATGGGAAAAGAAAATGACCCATTTGCCCGCGTAGTCTTCCGGAAAGCGGATTTCTCCTTGTGTGGTTTCTGCCACAAAGGCAGGCGCTTTTTCGCCAATTAGGGGAAGTCTAATCTGTTCTTCCATACAGGTCTCCTTTAAGGTTGAGGGTTAAAAGTGATACGAACAGTTTATTCTTTTAACACATCACCCCATGAAATTATTTTACTTGTTGCGATTCGAGGGCGTTGATTTGCTGCTCAATGCGATCCATCTGCGCTTGAAGCTGCTGCGCTTGATTTCGGAGCAAACTTAATTCCGAGGCGGCATCTGCTTGCACGACGTTTTGCGGCCCATAGTCAACGCCGGAGAAACGCGCCCAGCCGGGCTGACCCGTTGCAAAAAACCAATTACGCCGGCCCATGCCGCCGCCACGGCCCATGCCGCCGCCACGGCCCATCCCACCGCCGCGGGCAAAGCCGCGACCCATGCCGCCGCCTCGTCCTGCACCCCAACCGCCGCCGGCATTGACATAACCGGGTTGTTGGAAACCTGCGCAAAATCCTGCACCACGTCCTGTTCTGGGGCCCATGCCCAAAGGTCCTGTTCTATCTCCACCAGGCATAATAAATCTCCTTTCATTCGGGAAAATTCCCGTAAATACTTCATCTGCGGAGCGATCCGTTGACCCTAGTCGGGTCATGTTCCGCGGATCGTCATCCCTTAACTTTATGGTTGTGCGGAACTTCTTTATAACTGTATTGGAATAAATCCTGTGATCAGGATTCTATTTCACGGGTCATCACGGCACCGCATTGGGGGCAAGTAAGTTGCATGCAGGGGATTCCCACTTCATGAGGCTGGGTATGGCCACACTGATTGCAGATGCACTTGCCTTGTTCGCCTTGCGGGGAAGCTGCGCCGCCGCCACCGCCTCCGCCGCCCATGCCGCCGCCACCGCGTCCACCACCAGCGCCGCCCGTGCCGCCGCCGCGTCCACCGCCGGCGCCGCCCATGCCGCCGCCGCCACCGCGTCCACCGCCACCACGTCCGCCACGTCCACCTCTCATCATAGTATCTCCTTTCATCATGCCGCATTTGCCTCTGCCATGGCGGCCAAAAGATCGGCAGCCGGGCATGGAGAAGGCGGCTTCTGACAATTGATTTGCGAGAAATCCGGTCAACACTTCTGTTGCACTGCCCGCGACAAAGGCTTCCACCTCTATGCCCGCGGCGGTGATCATCTCCGCCAAAAAGCGAGAGATTGCGCCACAGATCAGGACATCTACTTGGAGTTCCTGAAGGCGTTGAACTCGTTCAGCCAGCGACAAACCGGCGATGGTTTCGCTGGATTGTTCCAGCACCGCATCATCTTGTATGACACTGATCAGCAAGGTACCTGCCGTATCAAAAACGGGGGACACACGCTGATTCCATATGGGCATTGCAACTTTCATAATTTTGTTTCCTGTCTATAGTAAGCAAGGGCTGTGCCAACAGAGGTAGCGTAGTAGAGAGTGAGCGTTAAGTTACTTAATCGATAGGGGATAACTATTTGTTGTAGTCCCTTCGGCTTTTCAGTATCGCTTCATTAGTCGCATTATTGCGACTCGGTTGCCGGGTATGGTCGCATTATTGCGACTCGTCGGGAGACTGAGGCGGGCGAATATAGGGCAGATCGAATTGGCGCATTTTGCGGTAGAGCGTACTTTTATGGATGCCTAATTCACGAGCAGCAGCGGCGCGGTTGCCCTCATGGCGATCCAAAGCATCTTGAATGCACTGCTTCTCTGTACGATACCGCGCCTCTTCCATGGGCGCCGCTTCGGGTTGGGGAGGCATGCGCCGCATGAGGTAGTCGGGCAGGCAGGAAGCAGTGATTTCGTCGCCGTTTCCGCACAGCACGAAAGCATGTTCGATGATATTTTCGAGTTCTCGGATGTTGCCTGGAAAATTATGGGCCATGAGCAATGCCATGGCTGCGCCGTCCAACCCTTCTATTTGTCGGTCTTGCAATTTGTTGAATCGTGCAATGAAATGTTCGATGAGTAAGGGCACATCTTCTTTTCGGTCTCTGAGGGGCGGCAGTTCGAGAGGCACCACGTTGATACGGTAAAAGAGGTCTTGGCGGAAGCGTCCTTCGGCGACCAATTCAGCAAGATCCTTGTTGCCGGCTGCGATTACGCGGGCATCGCTTTCTTCGGTCGTATTGGAGCCGAGCGGCTCATAACAGTTTTCTTGGAGTACCCGCAAGAGCCGCACTTGGAGGGCAGGCGAGATATCGGCGATTTCGTCGAGGAATAGCGTGCCGCCTTGTGCTGCGGCAAAGCGTCCCGCCCGATCTTTGTCGGCTCCTGTGAAGGCGCCTGCCTTGTAGCCGAAGAGTTCACTTTCCAAGAGCGTGTCGGGCAAGGCGCCGCAGTTGAGCGCGACAAAGGGACCCTCAGCACGGCGGCTCATGCCGTGGATGGCGCGGGCCAATAATTCTTTTCCCGTGCCTGTTTCGCCTTGGATGAGAACGGTGCTGTTGCTGGCGGCGATCTGGGGCAATACATCGAAGAGCCGGCGCATGAGCGAACTGCGGCTGACCATGTCGCCGATTTGGAAGCGTCCGTAGAGTTCCTTGCGCAGAGCCTCTTCACGGCTGAGGTCGCGGAAACTTTCCGCGCCGCCGATTACTTTTCCATCGCCATCGCGCAACACGGCGGTGGATACAGAGATGGGGACCCGCTCACCGTCTGCATCAATGATAAAACAGGAACGGTTAATGACTTGATCCCCTGTTTCCATGGTGTGTTTGAGAGCACAGTCCATTTCGCACATGCTGGCACGGAAGACTTCCCAGCACCGTTTGCCGAGGGCATCTTCTCGGGGAATACCGGTGATTTCTTCAGCGGCGCGATTGAAAGAAGTGATCTTCCAGTTTTCGTCTACCGTGAAAACACCGTCGGAGATGCTTTCTAAAATGCTCTCTGTCATAGGCAAGGGATGAGAAGGATTATCTGTCATGGTACTCTTTGTTGAAAAATGGATAAGCGGCTTATTATAAGCTTTTCATGTTCCCTTATTATGACACAGTCGCAGGGGGTATTGGATAAAAGCAGTGCCGAGCCACAGCGGCTTACCTTGCCTCGGGGCAGAGAAGAGCTCAGCGCTATTCTTTGTTCCTTTGCTTTTGCTTGTCTTTCGCTACGAAGATGAATCGCTTGTGTAATTCAGGTATTATAAATGACTTGTTAAAGCGCCGCCTCTTTTATGATGATTCGGTGCATTTCCAAACGAGCAGTATAGGCCTTGTGTTGAGGCATAGAAAGGAAATACTTTTATGAGAAAGACCTTGTTTTCAGTTCTATGGATGACGATCGGCGCAGTCGCTCTCGCGTCTGTATCCTTTGCCCAAAGCGAGGCAACGACAGCGCTTATTTTTGATACGGATATGGGGAATGATGTGGATGATGCGTTGGCACTGGGCATGATCCACGCCTTGCAGAGCCGCGGCGAATGTTACTTGCTTGCGGTGACCATCACGAAAGACAACCCTTTGTGTGCGCCCTTCGTCGATGCTGTGAACCATTTCTACGGGCGCGGCGATGTTCCCATCGGTGTCGTGAAAGATGGTGTAACGCCGGCCACGGGCAAGTTTTTAGGTCTCGCAGAAGTGGAAGATGAGGGCGCTTTGCGCTATCCTCATCGTGTGAAGAGCGGCGATGAGGCAGAGGAGGCGACCGCCCTGTTGCGCAAGGTGCTGGCGGCGCAGGCGGATCACTCGGTCGTTATTGCGCAGGTTGGTTTTTCGACCAATCTGGCGCGCTTGTTGGCGTCAGAGCCCGACGCCATTTCCGATCTCGCAGGTCCTGCGCTCGTGGCGCAAAAAGTACGCCTCCTTTCGATTATGGCCGGTGCTTTTGCACCCATTGACGGCGGTTCCCACGGTGAATATAATGTGGTCATGGATCTTCCTGCTGCTCGTGACCTTTTCGAGCAGTGGCCCACAGACATCGTTTTCAGCGGCTATGAAGTGGGGCTTACAGTCCCTTATCCCGCCCTGAGTATTGAACGAGATTATGGCTATGTGAAACACCATCCTCTTCAGGAAGCCTATCAACACTATATGCCGACGCCTCATGAACGGCCCACCTGGGACCTTACCAGCGTGTTATTTGCTGTCCGTCCCGATCACGGCTACTTTGATTTGTCGGAAGCGGGAAAGGTTACGGTAGATGACAAAGGCTTGACCAGCTTTGAGCCCAAGGAAGGGGGCAAACATTTCTATCTGAAAATGTCTGAGCTTCAGGCGACGCGGGTTCGCGAGGCGCTGACGCTCCTTTCCAGCCAACCGCCTGAGCAACGCTAAATCGGAGATAGGAAAGAGATTGTTTAGCGGCGGGCTATCAGTAAAAATCCGTCGTGATGATCTTCCAGATGCTCCCAATCCAAGGAAGCGCCGGACACGAGCGCTTGGAATCCTGCATCGTCGGGGAGTTCATGGCCGCCTACAACACCGCCCATTTCGCGATGCAGTTTATTGATGGCATCGCGGCTTTCGGAATGACAGATGACCAGCATACCGCCCGGTCGGAGCAGGCGCGCCATTTCAAGCATGGCACGCTGCTGATCCTCAAAATGGGGGAAACAGCTGTTACAGAATACGCTGTCGAAACTGCAGTCAGAAAATGGTGCCGCCATGACATCCGTTTGAAGGGCGTAACAAGGAGCGGCGGGTTGCAGGCTCGCGATTCGCTTTTGCGTTTCTTGAATCATGAGCGCGGAAATATCGATGGCAATGACCGTGCCGGCAGCGGGCAGCTCTTGTGTCAAGATGGGGATGAGCACACCAGTGCCGCAGCCTACATCCAAAATGCGGGCAGGGTCAGCGGGCAGTATGGGCGCGAGCAGGCGCCGCAGCCGTTCACTGTGTCCGGCGCTGATCATGGAATCCCACTTGGGGGCGAGGTCATCGAAAAATTCGCTTACGGGCCGGGGGGATAAGGGGGACGATTGCGCCATGAGGCTCCTTTCCTTTTAGGTGAAACGACGCAGGCGAGGGCGAAAATACAGGCGGAAGTTAAGACAATAACCGCGCCGGCCGGGGCGTTAAAGATGAAAGACAAAAAAAGTCCCAGCCAGCAGGCAGCAATGCCAAAGAGAGCGGCAAGGAAAAGCAGTAATTTGAAGTTGTAGGTAAGCTGGTATGCCGCCGCCGCCGGATTTACGACCAGACTGTAGACGAGGAGCCCGCCCACGCTGGGCAGTGATACAGAAATGGCGACGCCCGACACGGAAAGCATAAGATAGAAATAAAGGGCTGCGGGGATTCCCGCCGCGGCAGCCACATTG comes from the Candidatus Hydrogenedentota bacterium genome and includes:
- a CDS encoding P-loop NTPase, coding for MESQPFSQKAQERFTRPKNYEELEEPDGHARITGPCGDTMEFWIHVDDGIISAASFTTTGCGPSKACGSMTTELAEGKTVREAGRITQQDVIDALEGMPEEHQHCALLSINTLRAALADFMARLAARETAADAPAGEQESACSTCDKESCSAKNKSANESLEDFLERQALEARLCKIKHKILVLSGKGGVGKSTVAVNIAVSLMLAGKQVGLLDVDIHGPSIPKMLGLEGSSVQNNEGNIVPVEMGSLKVISLGFFLRNQDDAVIWRGPMKMGVIKQFIKDVEWGELDYLVVDSPPGTGD
- a CDS encoding 4Fe-4S binding protein, which produces MKELIVISGKGGTGKTSILASFAALASSKVLADCDVDAADLHLILAPTPESTHEFWSGNEAQIRQDDCTRCGDCFELCRFESINAIPAEQGLRYEVDPTACEGCGVCFDRCPANAIDFPESLCGEWYLSQTRYGSMVHAHLGIAAENSGKLVSLVRQQAKERAVKEGKDLVLVDGPPGIGCPVIASITGASLVLIVTEPTLSGAHDLKRLVELTQHFRIPAAVCVNKWDLNEAMCLSIEESARAMGVTPVGRIRYDAAVTAAQVADKSLPEFNGKGAAADVAALWERVNQLLEQIGD
- a CDS encoding P-loop NTPase; this encodes MNIVIASGKGGTGKTTVAVNLASVLETSTAYLDCDVEEPNGHLFLKAKLHHSKPAPIRVPVVDEALCTGCGECVEACRFNALACVGKTVLVFNTLCHGCGGCTLACPENAITEVPHPIGVVETGTAGTIQFIQGRLNVGAIMSPPLIRAVKAEAPDVDVVLYDAPPGTSCPVITTLRGADVVVLVTEPTPFGLHDLKLAVETVRQMKLPFGVVINRADIGDDRVIRYCEENEIPVLAEIPNNREVAEAYSRGVIAVDAIPSLRRIFTDLFQSIQALAGSVETSDPVSAQEERTS
- a CDS encoding dinitrogenase iron-molybdenum cofactor biosynthesis protein, with amino-acid sequence MKLCLTTSGKDLDAPLDERFGRAPSFIVYDLDADTFELIDNKQNLNAAQGAGIQAAQTVMNSGAKAVITGHCGPKAFRVLSAAGIKLYGARAGTIAEAIQQYRDGSLTVMDDANVDGHWV
- a CDS encoding peroxiredoxin, which gives rise to MEEQIRLPLIGEKAPAFVAETTQGEIRFPEDYAGKWVIFFSHPADFTPVCTTEFMAFAAMEPEFEALNCKLIGLSIDSTFSHIAWLRTIKEKFCVGDMSNAEVTFPVISDLTMEVSKAYGMLQPAASQTQAVRAVFVIDPEGLVRSILYYPMSNGRNMAEIKRLLIALQTSSRFGVATPVNWQPGDDVIVPPPNSYDLAKNRMDNPDPNMEIKDWFLSYKKCPEDNK
- a CDS encoding DUF5320 domain-containing protein — encoded protein: MPGGDRTGPLGMGPRTGRGAGFCAGFQQPGYVNAGGGWGAGRGGGMGRGFARGGGMGRGGGMGRGGGMGRRNWFFATGQPGWARFSGVDYGPQNVVQADAASELSLLRNQAQQLQAQMDRIEQQINALESQQVK
- a CDS encoding sigma 54-interacting transcriptional regulator — protein: MTDNPSHPLPMTESILESISDGVFTVDENWKITSFNRAAEEITGIPREDALGKRCWEVFRASMCEMDCALKHTMETGDQVINRSCFIIDADGERVPISVSTAVLRDGDGKVIGGAESFRDLSREEALRKELYGRFQIGDMVSRSSLMRRLFDVLPQIAASNSTVLIQGETGTGKELLARAIHGMSRRAEGPFVALNCGALPDTLLESELFGYKAGAFTGADKDRAGRFAAAQGGTLFLDEIADISPALQVRLLRVLQENCYEPLGSNTTEESDARVIAAGNKDLAELVAEGRFRQDLFYRINVVPLELPPLRDRKEDVPLLIEHFIARFNKLQDRQIEGLDGAAMALLMAHNFPGNIRELENIIEHAFVLCGNGDEITASCLPDYLMRRMPPQPEAAPMEEARYRTEKQCIQDALDRHEGNRAAAARELGIHKSTLYRKMRQFDLPYIRPPQSPDESQ
- a CDS encoding nucleoside hydrolase is translated as MRKTLFSVLWMTIGAVALASVSFAQSEATTALIFDTDMGNDVDDALALGMIHALQSRGECYLLAVTITKDNPLCAPFVDAVNHFYGRGDVPIGVVKDGVTPATGKFLGLAEVEDEGALRYPHRVKSGDEAEEATALLRKVLAAQADHSVVIAQVGFSTNLARLLASEPDAISDLAGPALVAQKVRLLSIMAGAFAPIDGGSHGEYNVVMDLPAARDLFEQWPTDIVFSGYEVGLTVPYPALSIERDYGYVKHHPLQEAYQHYMPTPHERPTWDLTSVLFAVRPDHGYFDLSEAGKVTVDDKGLTSFEPKEGGKHFYLKMSELQATRVREALTLLSSQPPEQR
- a CDS encoding class I SAM-dependent methyltransferase: MAQSSPLSPRPVSEFFDDLAPKWDSMISAGHSERLRRLLAPILPADPARILDVGCGTGVLIPILTQELPAAGTVIAIDISALMIQETQKRIASLQPAAPCYALQTDVMAAPFSDCSFDSVFCNSCFPHFEDQQRAMLEMARLLRPGGMLVICHSESRDAINKLHREMGGVVGGHELPDDAGFQALVSGASLDWEHLEDHHDGFLLIARR